In the genome of Paenibacillus pabuli, one region contains:
- a CDS encoding methyl-accepting chemotaxis protein, with translation MLLDKIRWSTLPFFAKNLVISFGSIMLIGVILITAGYQFQKGILIQQLYDQAEVTTQRWSDDLDTNKVLEAANEKSYSGPAQKVLRDYLDSIHDLYPNVAQAYIFGTELEKGNETSIIAIPTSLVESFEEGNMAAGTMYPLSSQIVEALKDMKVDSKPGFSSFYTDDYGTWTTIMYPIKNAEGKTYAAIYFDVDASAVPKGLHKLITYSSIFLIVFLILFMVLQYVLLKKTLKPIRELMKGIEAASSGNLDVTIQTGRDDLGIINQKFNTMIQRFNDTMFKVQTTSYHLSDSSKKLLEISEKNNDNIQMISSNIRDISTGLRSQDQASVESARAMTEMSTVVQTIASSSADVADEALSMEKRSNSGHEIMQQVIEQMRLISGAVKHTSESIQSLESRSNEISSIVNMITQIAEQTNLLALNASIEAARVGEEGKGFAVVAGEVRKLAEQSQNSAKQIRTLIDEIQSDILQSAEAMQLGSQEVEKGSQVTMETGQFFEDILTATNKVANQIQDISSSTEEISASTQEMSATADELSVSVSKAAHSSKQIEQSIAEQESSMASIVAASDELSAVSGQLQELISFFKVRAN, from the coding sequence ATGTTGTTAGATAAGATACGGTGGAGTACTCTCCCCTTCTTTGCTAAAAATCTTGTTATTTCATTCGGCAGCATTATGCTAATTGGCGTTATTTTAATCACAGCCGGATATCAGTTCCAAAAAGGCATTTTGATTCAACAGTTATATGATCAGGCTGAGGTCACGACGCAGAGATGGTCTGATGATCTGGATACAAACAAAGTGCTAGAAGCAGCAAATGAGAAAAGCTATTCCGGGCCTGCTCAAAAGGTGCTTCGAGATTATCTGGATTCCATCCACGATCTCTATCCCAATGTCGCTCAGGCTTATATTTTTGGAACCGAGTTGGAAAAGGGAAATGAGACCTCCATTATCGCGATTCCAACCAGTCTAGTAGAGTCCTTCGAAGAAGGTAATATGGCAGCAGGTACGATGTATCCCTTATCCTCACAAATTGTTGAAGCCCTTAAAGATATGAAAGTAGACAGCAAACCCGGATTCAGCAGCTTCTATACCGACGATTATGGCACTTGGACAACAATCATGTATCCCATCAAGAATGCGGAGGGCAAAACCTATGCCGCCATTTACTTTGATGTTGATGCAAGCGCAGTTCCAAAAGGACTTCATAAACTGATTACATACAGTAGTATTTTTCTAATCGTATTCCTGATCCTGTTTATGGTACTGCAATATGTTCTATTGAAGAAAACACTCAAGCCAATCCGTGAACTCATGAAAGGCATTGAGGCTGCGAGCTCGGGCAATCTGGATGTTACCATCCAAACTGGACGAGATGATTTAGGAATTATTAATCAAAAATTCAATACGATGATTCAGCGATTCAATGATACGATGTTCAAAGTCCAAACAACATCCTATCACCTCTCTGACTCATCCAAGAAATTATTAGAAATTTCCGAAAAAAATAATGATAACATTCAGATGATTAGCAGCAATATCCGGGACATCTCTACCGGCCTTCGCTCTCAGGATCAGGCCAGTGTGGAAAGTGCCCGGGCAATGACAGAGATGTCTACCGTTGTGCAGACAATTGCTAGCAGTTCTGCCGATGTTGCGGATGAAGCATTAAGCATGGAAAAGCGTTCTAATTCAGGCCATGAAATTATGCAACAAGTGATTGAGCAGATGAGACTGATCTCCGGAGCAGTGAAGCACACGTCCGAATCCATTCAGTCTTTGGAAAGCCGCTCCAATGAAATTAGCAGCATTGTAAATATGATTACGCAGATTGCAGAACAGACTAATTTGCTCGCCCTGAACGCGTCCATCGAGGCAGCACGTGTTGGTGAGGAAGGGAAAGGCTTCGCGGTTGTTGCAGGGGAAGTTCGTAAACTCGCCGAACAGTCCCAGAACTCGGCCAAACAGATTCGCACCTTGATTGACGAAATTCAAAGCGATATTCTTCAGTCTGCCGAAGCCATGCAGCTTGGCTCTCAAGAAGTGGAGAAGGGATCTCAGGTCACTATGGAGACGGGTCAATTCTTTGAAGATATTTTGACAGCAACGAACAAAGTGGCCAACCAGATTCAGGATATCTCCAGCTCTACGGAAGAAATATCCGCAAGCACACAGGAAATGTCCGCTACCGCGGATGAATTGTCTGTCAGCGTCAGTAAAGCAGCACATAGCAGCAAACAGATTGAGCAGTCCATTGCCGAACAGGAATCATCCATGGCTTCCATTGTTGCTGCCTCTGATGAGCTCTCGGCTGTATCAGGCCAATTGCAAGAACTGATCTCCTTCTTTAAAGTAAGGGCCAACTAG